Proteins co-encoded in one Hymenobacter swuensis DY53 genomic window:
- the porW gene encoding type IX secretion system periplasmic lipoprotein PorW/SprE: MTTTTSLLFRALMLPTAAGLLVAGVAGCASERPSTLGHAYDNVVARDNAYFLAREKMRAVETTLYAARLNDYNRTLPLFPTLDDATVGRVTADLEDIIKKASLPVQHRPGSDWTDDSYILIGKARFYKKEYEDAAKTFKYVNSTSKDANARHEALIWLMRTFLALNELENATAVSNLLDKEQGAEQNARELFLTRADYFLRVGEPARAIENLEKAIPYVEPKNEQSRTRYVLAQLYQNVGEDKKAYAQLNQILKKNPPYELDFYSKLMLGQVSDLNQTDRTRLDKYFAKLLKDTKNKEYRDKIYYEMARLEYRQQRYPEALALLQKSARVPTPNRAQKSYTYLLDGRIYYENLQKYRLAAAYYDSTVQNMPREAPDYAAISERAGILKDFAQQLTIIETQDSLQALARLDSATLRTRLTTYAQAELDAQKRQTEALAAKQALEERRSQQQTATGLSPERDLQPGVSAEDFLAGNTGAKWYFDNPTALSTAKNDFIRRWGDRPLQDNWRIVSTASNSPVTVRGGNMPVSIAGNGSTVVNTPEATTLDPAVQLRELVGRYRQSLPLTPAQVQQSDAQTEEALYALGGIYAQQLREQSRAVETYEKLLTRYPSGKHTPETLYILYLLYKEQNDASKAESYASRLRQAYPTSSYARLVADPEYLRRTSVANAQVTVLVDSAFTFYKNQEFKKATAVLTRAKKQYPENDLNDRVAFLGTLLMVRTQPPLTARATVEKFYKDYPQSPLAGQAATLIETYKKAEGGQIAGVMASTDKPVVSAFRPGEVENRMRIYYQENETPLTPLVQKPTAPAATGTGAPAASSVPSVTSTPVAPVTTDPSAVSSPDASVEPPTPEPKPEPTPEEAAKAARQTAAQARARGKKAPVPKKTPAPTPTTPTPSAAPTPSTTAPTTAPVSIGTTPASTPVATPASPVSPFKANLATAHAIVLVFAKDAQALKDIPPQLGAYNTRYFKSSSLLVRQQELGATQLVVVESLPNAKLAQSYALKLRGPQSPLSKLRGAGYQTLVISIENLPVLLQTQSIEQYQQFYQQNYR, encoded by the coding sequence TTGACGACGACTACCTCTTTGCTTTTCCGCGCCCTTATGCTGCCAACGGCGGCTGGCCTGCTGGTGGCCGGCGTGGCGGGCTGCGCTTCGGAGCGTCCCTCCACCCTGGGCCACGCTTACGACAACGTGGTGGCCCGCGACAATGCCTATTTCCTGGCGCGTGAGAAGATGCGGGCCGTGGAAACCACGTTGTATGCGGCCCGGCTCAACGACTACAACCGCACCCTGCCCCTGTTCCCGACGCTGGACGATGCCACCGTGGGCCGCGTGACGGCTGATCTGGAGGACATTATCAAGAAAGCCTCGTTGCCCGTGCAGCACCGCCCGGGCTCCGACTGGACCGATGACAGCTACATTCTCATCGGTAAGGCGCGCTTTTATAAGAAGGAGTACGAGGACGCGGCCAAGACCTTTAAGTACGTTAACAGCACCAGCAAGGACGCCAATGCCCGCCATGAGGCCCTGATCTGGCTGATGCGCACCTTCTTGGCGCTGAACGAACTGGAAAACGCCACCGCTGTTTCCAATCTGCTGGACAAAGAGCAGGGCGCCGAGCAGAATGCGCGGGAGCTATTTCTGACTCGCGCTGACTATTTCTTGCGAGTAGGCGAACCGGCTCGGGCTATCGAAAACCTGGAGAAGGCCATTCCCTACGTGGAGCCTAAGAACGAACAGTCGCGCACGCGCTACGTGCTGGCGCAGCTGTATCAGAACGTTGGGGAGGACAAGAAAGCCTACGCGCAGCTGAATCAGATTCTGAAGAAAAACCCGCCCTACGAGCTGGATTTCTACAGTAAGCTGATGCTGGGCCAGGTTTCCGACCTGAATCAGACTGACCGTACCCGCCTCGACAAGTACTTCGCCAAGCTGCTCAAGGACACCAAGAACAAGGAGTACCGCGACAAAATCTACTACGAGATGGCGCGGCTGGAATACCGCCAGCAACGCTACCCCGAGGCGTTGGCTCTACTCCAGAAGTCGGCCCGCGTTCCTACCCCGAACCGTGCCCAGAAGTCGTATACCTACCTGCTAGACGGGCGGATTTACTACGAGAACCTGCAGAAGTACCGGCTTGCTGCAGCCTACTACGACAGCACCGTTCAGAACATGCCCCGGGAGGCGCCCGATTACGCGGCCATTTCTGAGCGGGCCGGGATTCTCAAAGATTTCGCGCAGCAGCTGACCATCATCGAAACCCAGGATAGCCTTCAGGCCCTGGCCAGGCTGGACTCAGCCACCTTGCGCACCCGCCTGACCACCTACGCCCAAGCTGAGCTGGACGCGCAGAAGCGGCAGACCGAAGCCCTGGCGGCCAAACAAGCCCTGGAGGAGCGGCGCAGTCAGCAGCAAACGGCGACCGGCCTCAGCCCGGAGCGCGACCTGCAACCGGGCGTCAGTGCCGAGGATTTTCTGGCGGGCAACACCGGAGCCAAGTGGTACTTCGACAACCCAACTGCCCTGAGCACGGCCAAGAACGACTTTATCCGCCGCTGGGGCGACCGGCCACTGCAGGATAACTGGCGCATCGTGAGTACGGCCAGCAACTCGCCGGTAACGGTCCGGGGCGGTAACATGCCGGTGAGCATTGCTGGCAACGGCAGCACCGTGGTCAATACGCCCGAAGCGACCACCCTCGATCCAGCCGTGCAGCTACGGGAACTGGTGGGCCGCTACCGCCAGAGCCTGCCCCTCACCCCGGCCCAGGTGCAGCAGTCGGATGCCCAGACCGAAGAGGCGTTGTACGCGCTGGGGGGCATCTATGCCCAACAACTGCGGGAGCAGAGCCGGGCGGTGGAAACCTACGAGAAGCTACTCACGCGCTACCCCAGTGGCAAGCACACTCCCGAAACCCTGTATATTCTGTATCTGCTGTATAAGGAGCAGAACGACGCGAGCAAGGCCGAAAGCTATGCCTCCCGGCTGCGGCAGGCGTACCCAACGTCCTCCTACGCCCGCTTGGTGGCCGACCCGGAGTATTTACGGCGGACTTCCGTAGCAAATGCGCAGGTGACGGTACTGGTGGACTCGGCCTTCACCTTCTACAAGAATCAGGAGTTCAAGAAAGCCACGGCCGTACTGACTAGGGCTAAAAAGCAGTACCCTGAAAACGACCTGAACGACCGGGTAGCCTTCCTGGGTACGCTCCTGATGGTGCGCACCCAGCCACCGCTGACGGCGCGGGCCACAGTGGAGAAGTTTTATAAAGACTACCCGCAAAGCCCACTGGCCGGCCAGGCCGCCACCCTCATCGAAACCTACAAAAAGGCTGAAGGCGGGCAGATTGCGGGCGTTATGGCTTCTACCGACAAACCCGTGGTATCGGCATTCCGGCCCGGCGAAGTAGAAAACCGCATGCGCATCTACTACCAGGAAAACGAAACCCCACTAACGCCACTAGTGCAAAAGCCCACCGCACCGGCTGCCACCGGTACTGGGGCACCGGCCGCTTCTTCGGTTCCTTCTGTTACTTCGACTCCAGTGGCTCCTGTCACCACGGACCCATCTGCGGTTTCCTCGCCGGATGCCTCGGTAGAGCCACCGACCCCTGAGCCCAAGCCTGAGCCCACGCCGGAAGAAGCCGCCAAAGCGGCCCGACAAACGGCGGCCCAAGCCCGGGCGCGGGGTAAAAAAGCTCCGGTGCCAAAGAAGACACCTGCTCCTACTCCCACGACACCAACTCCGTCTGCTGCGCCTACACCATCAACGACGGCTCCTACTACTGCCCCGGTTTCTATTGGTACTACTCCAGCCAGTACGCCCGTGGCCACCCCGGCGTCACCGGTTTCACCGTTCAAGGCCAACCTCGCCACGGCGCATGCTATTGTGCTGGTATTCGCCAAAGACGCCCAGGCGCTGAAGGATATCCCGCCTCAGCTTGGCGCGTACAACACCCGCTACTTCAAATCCAGCAGCTTGCTGGTGCGCCAACAGGAGCTAGGCGCCACGCAGCTAGTGGTGGTGGAATCGTTACCCAATGCTAAACTGGCC
- a CDS encoding AtpZ/AtpI family protein, giving the protein MSAPPSPPPRPTPEGTPDRMRAVAKYSGIAAQMIATIGLSTWAGYWLDGHFQTKTPWFTLSLMLLGLFAALYNVIRSVTKDQ; this is encoded by the coding sequence ATGTCAGCCCCTCCGTCACCGCCGCCCCGCCCCACGCCCGAAGGCACCCCCGACCGGATGCGGGCCGTGGCCAAATACTCCGGTATTGCTGCCCAGATGATAGCCACCATCGGTCTGAGCACCTGGGCCGGCTACTGGCTCGACGGTCACTTTCAGACCAAAACGCCGTGGTTCACGCTCAGCCTGATGCTGCTGGGGCTGTTTGCGGCCTTGTATAATGTCATCCGCTCGGTTACGAAGGACCAGTAG
- the atpB gene encoding F0F1 ATP synthase subunit A — MKRLLLAIFCFLSFAAYANEPTATTEEATDKEAFSPGEMILHHIGDSHEWHFATLGDEAHGTHVTIPLPVIAYRPAQGLSVFSSSQLAEGKVYDGLKLEHEHLVSEDGSKVHDFSITKNVASLMLSAVLLLVVFTAVARGYAKRGSGAPKGIQSFFEPIIIFIRDEVAKKSIGPKYERYMPYLLTVFFFIWFNNLMGLMPGGANLTGNIAVTLTLAVLTLLITLFSSNKNYWHHIFATPGVPKALLPIMIPVELIGIVVKPFSLMVRLFANITAGHIVILSFISLIFIFGSVTVAPVTLAFGLFINMLELLVAILQAYIFTLLTAMYIGGAVEEHHDADYQMGGGDGADTAHAH, encoded by the coding sequence ATGAAGCGCTTACTTTTAGCTATCTTCTGTTTCCTCTCGTTCGCAGCGTATGCCAACGAGCCCACGGCAACAACCGAAGAAGCCACCGACAAGGAGGCGTTCAGTCCTGGTGAGATGATTCTGCACCACATCGGCGATTCGCACGAGTGGCATTTCGCTACCCTCGGCGACGAGGCCCACGGTACGCACGTAACTATTCCCCTGCCCGTCATTGCGTATCGCCCGGCCCAGGGCCTGAGCGTGTTCTCGTCGTCGCAGCTGGCCGAAGGCAAAGTGTACGATGGCCTGAAACTGGAGCACGAGCACCTCGTGTCGGAAGATGGCAGCAAAGTACATGATTTCTCCATCACCAAGAACGTGGCGTCGCTGATGCTGAGCGCCGTGCTACTGCTGGTTGTGTTTACGGCCGTAGCCCGTGGTTACGCCAAGCGCGGCAGCGGGGCTCCAAAAGGCATTCAGTCGTTCTTCGAGCCTATCATCATCTTCATTCGGGATGAGGTGGCCAAGAAATCCATCGGTCCGAAGTACGAGCGGTATATGCCGTATCTGCTGACGGTGTTCTTCTTCATCTGGTTCAACAACCTGATGGGCCTGATGCCCGGCGGTGCCAACCTCACTGGCAACATTGCCGTGACCCTGACGCTGGCTGTTCTGACGCTCCTTATCACTCTGTTCAGTTCCAACAAGAACTACTGGCACCACATTTTCGCTACGCCCGGCGTACCGAAGGCGCTGCTGCCCATCATGATTCCGGTAGAACTCATCGGCATCGTAGTAAAGCCGTTCTCCTTGATGGTTCGTCTGTTTGCCAACATCACGGCCGGCCACATTGTAATCCTGAGCTTTATCTCGCTCATCTTCATTTTCGGTAGTGTCACCGTGGCTCCCGTAACGCTGGCGTTCGGCTTGTTCATCAACATGCTGGAGCTGCTGGTAGCCATCCTGCAGGCCTATATCTTCACTCTGCTGACGGCCATGTACATTGGTGGCGCAGTAGAAGAGCACCACGATGCTGACTACCAGATGGGCGGCGGCGACGGTGCCGATACAGCCCACGCCCACTAA
- the atpE gene encoding ATP synthase F0 subunit C, which translates to MLLSLLLQIANAAGLAVFGAAIGAGLVALGAGLGIGRIGGQAMEAIGRQPEASGKIQTAMLIVAALIEGLALFAVVVCLLISFKL; encoded by the coding sequence ATGCTTCTTTCTCTGTTGTTGCAGATTGCTAACGCCGCTGGTCTGGCTGTATTTGGTGCCGCTATCGGTGCTGGTCTGGTTGCTCTGGGTGCTGGTCTGGGTATCGGCCGCATCGGTGGTCAGGCTATGGAAGCTATCGGCCGTCAGCCGGAAGCTTCGGGCAAGATCCAGACCGCTATGCTGATCGTAGCTGCTCTGATCGAGGGTCTGGCCCTGTTCGCAGTAGTAGTCTGCCTGCTGATTTCGTTCAAACTCTAG
- a CDS encoding F0F1 ATP synthase subunit B → MQIVTPELGLIFWQLVIFGIVLLLLRAFAWKPILSSLKERESSIEGALRMADQAKLEMQELKAGNEKLLAEARMERDRILKEATDVSNQLIEQAKNKATEEGSRMILQAREAIQNEKNSALAEVKNTAAKLSIDIAERILRRELADQPAQQQLVDSYLKEVKLN, encoded by the coding sequence ATGCAAATTGTAACGCCCGAATTAGGCCTTATTTTTTGGCAGCTGGTGATTTTCGGTATCGTGCTGCTCTTGCTGCGCGCGTTTGCCTGGAAACCCATTCTCAGCTCGCTGAAAGAGCGGGAGAGCTCCATTGAAGGAGCCCTGCGCATGGCCGACCAGGCCAAGCTGGAAATGCAGGAGCTGAAAGCCGGCAACGAAAAGCTGCTGGCCGAAGCCCGTATGGAGCGCGACCGTATTCTGAAAGAAGCCACCGATGTTTCGAACCAGCTCATTGAGCAGGCTAAGAACAAGGCAACCGAGGAAGGCAGCCGCATGATCCTGCAAGCCCGCGAAGCCATCCAGAACGAGAAAAACTCGGCGCTGGCAGAGGTGAAAAACACCGCTGCCAAGCTCTCCATCGATATTGCCGAGCGCATCCTGCGCCGCGAGCTGGCCGACCAGCCCGCCCAGCAGCAACTCGTGGACTCGTACCTGAAAGAAGTAAAACTGAACTAA
- the atpH gene encoding ATP synthase F1 subunit delta codes for MSELRVASRYAKSLLDLAQERGELEKVKQDMDLFSKTLNENRELRLLLRNPIVKHDKKLAILQAIFGGKVSVMTEKFFTIVTQHSRESALEFIGSEFLTQYNTLRGMQVAQVTTATPLDSPTRLQVVQLVRQQTGLQDVTLQEKVDASLIGGFVLRIGDKLIDDSVSYRLRKLRNDFSKNPYQPQL; via the coding sequence ATGTCTGAACTACGAGTTGCCTCCCGCTACGCCAAATCCTTGCTTGATCTGGCCCAGGAGCGTGGTGAGCTGGAGAAAGTGAAGCAGGATATGGACTTGTTCAGCAAAACGCTGAACGAGAACCGCGAACTGCGCCTGCTGCTCCGCAACCCCATCGTGAAGCACGACAAGAAGCTGGCTATTCTGCAGGCTATTTTCGGCGGCAAGGTATCGGTGATGACGGAGAAATTCTTCACCATCGTCACCCAGCACAGCCGCGAAAGTGCCCTGGAGTTTATCGGCTCCGAGTTCCTGACCCAGTACAACACGCTGCGCGGTATGCAGGTGGCCCAGGTAACTACGGCTACCCCGCTTGATTCTCCGACCCGCCTGCAGGTGGTGCAATTGGTGCGTCAGCAAACCGGCCTCCAGGATGTAACGCTCCAGGAAAAAGTAGATGCCTCGCTCATCGGTGGCTTCGTGCTGCGCATCGGCGACAAGCTGATTGATGACTCGGTAAGCTACCGGTTGCGCAAGCTGCGCAACGACTTCTCGAAGAACCCCTACCAACCCCAACTATAA
- the atpA gene encoding F0F1 ATP synthase subunit alpha, with protein sequence MAEVRPDEVSAILREQLSNFKTEAELEEVGTVLQVGDGVARIYGLGKAQSGELIEFENGLQALVLNLEEDNVGAVMLGDYSEIREGATVRRTNKIASIQVGEGIIGRVVNTLGQPIDGRGPIQGQTYDMPLERKAPGVIYRQPVAEPMQTGIKAIDAMIPIGRGQRELIIGDRQTGKSTVALDAILNQREFFERGEPVFCIYVAVGQKASTVAQVVQSLTRGGAMDYTVVVSASASDPAPMQFFAPFTGAAIGEFFRDTGRPALVVYDDLSKQAVAYREVSLLLRRPPGREAYPGDVFYLHSRLLERAAKINASDAIAQDMNDLPASIKSIVKGGGSLTALPIIETQAGDVSAYIPTNVISITDGQIFLETNLFNSGVRPAINVGISVSRVGGNAQIKSMKKVAGTLKLDQAQFRELEAFAKFGSDLDASTKLTIERGRRNLEILKQAQFSPQKVEDQVAIIYAATNGLLDQVPVNKVREFEKEFTQVMHTRHPEELKALKAGKLDDAITGAIRQVAKDLSAVYASK encoded by the coding sequence ATGGCAGAAGTACGTCCGGATGAAGTATCCGCCATTCTGCGGGAGCAACTCTCCAACTTCAAAACCGAAGCCGAACTCGAAGAGGTTGGTACGGTTCTGCAGGTTGGCGACGGTGTAGCCCGCATCTACGGCCTGGGCAAAGCCCAGTCGGGGGAACTTATTGAATTTGAAAATGGGCTCCAAGCCCTCGTGCTGAACCTAGAAGAGGACAACGTCGGGGCCGTAATGCTCGGCGACTACTCCGAAATCCGGGAAGGCGCCACGGTCCGTCGGACCAATAAAATTGCTTCGATTCAGGTTGGTGAAGGCATCATTGGCCGCGTGGTAAATACGCTGGGCCAGCCCATTGACGGCCGCGGCCCCATCCAGGGCCAGACCTACGATATGCCCCTGGAGCGCAAAGCACCCGGCGTAATCTACCGCCAGCCGGTAGCTGAACCGATGCAGACCGGCATCAAGGCTATCGACGCCATGATTCCGATTGGCCGGGGTCAGCGGGAGCTCATCATCGGTGACCGTCAGACGGGTAAGTCGACGGTAGCCCTTGACGCGATCCTGAACCAGCGCGAGTTCTTTGAGCGCGGCGAGCCGGTTTTCTGCATCTACGTAGCCGTAGGCCAGAAAGCCTCTACCGTAGCCCAGGTAGTACAGTCGCTGACCCGCGGCGGTGCCATGGATTACACCGTAGTGGTATCCGCTTCGGCCTCCGATCCGGCTCCGATGCAGTTCTTCGCGCCCTTCACGGGTGCCGCCATCGGCGAGTTCTTCCGCGACACGGGTCGTCCGGCCCTGGTAGTGTACGATGACTTGTCGAAGCAGGCTGTGGCGTACCGTGAGGTGTCGCTGCTGCTACGTCGTCCTCCCGGACGCGAAGCTTATCCCGGCGACGTATTCTACCTGCACAGCCGCCTGTTGGAGCGCGCCGCGAAGATCAATGCTTCCGACGCTATTGCCCAGGACATGAATGACCTGCCCGCCAGCATCAAGTCCATCGTGAAAGGTGGCGGTTCGCTAACGGCGCTGCCCATCATCGAAACCCAGGCTGGTGACGTTTCGGCGTACATCCCGACCAACGTAATTTCGATTACTGATGGTCAGATCTTCCTCGAAACCAACCTCTTCAACTCCGGTGTGCGCCCCGCCATCAACGTAGGTATCTCGGTATCGCGCGTGGGTGGTAACGCCCAGATCAAGTCGATGAAGAAAGTGGCTGGTACGCTGAAGCTGGACCAGGCTCAGTTCCGCGAGCTGGAAGCCTTCGCCAAATTCGGTTCCGACCTCGATGCCTCGACCAAGCTCACCATCGAGCGTGGGCGTCGTAACCTCGAAATTCTGAAGCAGGCCCAGTTCTCGCCCCAGAAAGTAGAGGACCAGGTGGCTATCATCTACGCCGCTACCAACGGTCTGCTCGACCAGGTGCCGGTAAACAAGGTGCGCGAGTTCGAGAAGGAGTTCACACAGGTGATGCACACGCGCCACCCCGAGGAGCTGAAGGCCCTGAAGGCCGGCAAGCTGGATGACGCCATTACCGGTGCCATCCGTCAGGTTGCCAAAGACCTGTCGGCGGTATACGCTTCCAAGTAA
- the atpG gene encoding ATP synthase F1 subunit gamma has translation MASLKEVRSRITSVQSTQQITKAMKMVAAAKLRRAQDNILRMRPYAQRLNSILGNLTALAGEEVVSEYAEQREVRRVLIIAVTSDRGLAGAFNSNVFKGVTAVVQERYAAQAAAGNVAYMAIGKKAHDFFNRRGPLVGNYTHVFSKLSFDTVREAAEQAMDGFRAGQYDEVVMVYNEFKNVATQVVRTEQLLPLVPAALPAGALATTNVDYIFEPSKEEIVRTLTPQSLKVQLYKAVLESNASEHGARMTAMEKATENAGELLKSLKLTYNRTRQAAITTEILEIVGGAEALAASR, from the coding sequence ATGGCTAGCTTAAAAGAAGTTCGGAGCCGCATTACGTCGGTGCAAAGCACGCAGCAGATTACCAAAGCCATGAAAATGGTGGCGGCGGCCAAGCTGCGGCGCGCCCAGGATAACATCCTGCGCATGCGCCCCTACGCCCAGCGGCTCAACAGCATTCTGGGTAACCTGACAGCGTTGGCTGGCGAGGAAGTGGTGAGCGAGTACGCGGAGCAGCGCGAGGTGCGCCGGGTGCTCATCATTGCCGTAACCTCCGACCGGGGCTTGGCCGGCGCGTTCAACAGCAACGTGTTCAAGGGCGTGACGGCCGTGGTGCAGGAACGCTACGCGGCGCAGGCAGCAGCCGGCAACGTGGCCTATATGGCCATCGGCAAGAAGGCGCACGATTTCTTCAATCGGCGCGGCCCGCTGGTAGGCAACTACACGCACGTCTTCAGCAAATTGTCGTTTGATACGGTGCGCGAAGCGGCCGAGCAGGCAATGGACGGCTTCCGGGCCGGCCAGTACGATGAGGTGGTGATGGTGTACAACGAGTTCAAGAACGTGGCTACGCAGGTGGTCCGTACCGAACAGTTATTGCCCCTGGTGCCAGCCGCTTTGCCCGCCGGAGCTTTGGCCACGACCAATGTGGATTACATCTTCGAGCCCTCGAAAGAGGAAATCGTGCGGACACTCACCCCTCAGTCGCTGAAGGTGCAGTTGTACAAAGCGGTGCTGGAAAGCAACGCTTCGGAACACGGCGCCCGCATGACGGCCATGGAGAAAGCCACCGAAAACGCCGGTGAGCTGCTCAAGTCGCTCAAGCTGACCTATAACCGGACGCGTCAGGCGGCCATTACCACCGAGATTCTTGAAATAGTGGGTGGTGCTGAGGCCCTGGCTGCCAGCCGGTAA